GGCTCAGAAAACTGCCACCAAGCCAACTCATTGTGGCTTCGTGAGAATTTAAATTGTGCTGCAAGACAAAATTTCAGGGATGGAAAATCTTTATGAGGTTAGAGCCCCTACAAACTTGTCCTCGTGTAGTCTGGTATATTTGATgagtttttgcaaataaataaagatggaaATGGACAAATCTGGAAGATCAATAAACTTGATAAAATTTTAcgttctaatgaacatttaacactggaagagattttaaatatccaaaataaataaacaaaacaacagaaacaacaaataaaattaattatgaagtctctgtaaacaatattgtccttcaaaaaatggctAGTTGAGACCATTTGTCacccagtttttggtagaaagagaaaaacgataaatcatgcaaacggaaattattgagcttgttttatttttttatgcggtaaactgatttattgcttgttGCAACAGGACTATGGACAAGTGATGCTCTGCTTACTTTGACTCCAAGAAGTTTCCCAGACCTGAAGTATCTCAGATTGTCCAACCAAACTTAAAGTCCAGAAGGTCCAGAACAGAAGGTCCTTCTcacatatttgtcattttttgcatACCAAACCACCAGGATTGTTTGTTATACAACGTCTACATGCTTAAATGTGTGATAGcaggacagaaaatgtttattttttctggctCTGATGGAGATCATGGAGACTTGGTCACCTAAAGATGCTAAAGTTTCCAAGATTCCAGTTCGGAAAACACAAGGCAATGCCCCTCGAGAGATTGATCAATTTTTGTATTACTTGCAATATAGAAACATAAAGCACAACATGCAGTCAACATCAAATgcaagatttagtttttttcatttacaaacaGTGAATGAGAAActatgtagttttatttttatgtttaattcaaTATTGTATGATCAATAACAAAGTATAGAATTATTATGAGGGTAACGTATCATTACTTTATCATTTTTGCcattagaaaacagaaatcccAGAGGAAACATACCTCATCGTCTGTGTAGAGGTAGTTCAGTGCAAACTCgagcatttctttctgtttgattGTCTGGTTATAATACCTCAGAGCCTCCTGAAACATGAAAGACATTTGAGCATTTGAGTTAGCTTAGTAAACAACCCAAGTGTTTTATAACCCAAATTTGGTCTgtggtcagtttttttttccctctcccgCTACAAAAGTGCcacatttacagttttacagctGGTACTCTGAAGCTCCTGCCAAATTTACACCatgtaaaatgcagaaaatacaAGTTTGTCGCGATTATGTGAGTTTCTAATTACAGCCCTGTGATTGTGTTAACGATTACGCCAGTGCTGCTTTTTATAACGTTGCTGCCCTGCTTTGCTGGGTTTGTTTTGACCAACAGCAGATGGACCGGGAAACAGCAACGGCGGCGCTTTGCTTTACTCACAGGTCGAGGCTGGAAGTCCTCCTCCTTGAGCCCCCACTGCTCCCGGTAGAAACGATAATACGCAACGTTCTGCTGCATCACCTGGTCGCTGGGGTCGAACAGCATGTAACTGGCTGCACAGGGAGCCGCGTTCTTCACGTCATTCACTGGAAAAGACGATAAGAACTCATGGCAGATTTGTAAGAATCAAAAGAGAGACGCCTGAGTCTCAATTTTGTTCCTACATTTATAGTATGAAAACTGAAGGTAGTGGTACATGGTGGCAACAAACTTTTCCACAAAGAACCCTCCGACGTTGGGTGTCAGCTGCTCCTCGCATCTCACTTTACATTTCAGCACATCAAGGAAGAGATCTGAGGGCAGAGGAGAAGAATGTATTGTTACACATCTCCAGCATGCTGAaataaagctgctgctgttcgcCCGGTACCTGCTAGAGACGGGTAGAAGTCTTTAAACTCCAAGATTTCATAGGAGCCTTCGCAGCCTGCTGAGCAGAGGCTGTACACCTCAAAGTACTGCGTGATGGCCTGCTCCATGTTCCTGGCGCTGCTGCTGAAGTCTCCACTGTTGTAAAGCACCACGCTCTTTAGGAAAACACTCTACCAGCAGAGACACAGTGGTTATTGTTTTCGGCAGGCATACGtcagtctgtgtttttgtgtttgggtTTTGCTACTGACTTCATACGGCTGCTCCTCGTGGTCGATAAGATATTCATCCACGTCAAACAGGCTCTTGTAGTAGTTCATGTTTTTGGTCAAATAGGGCTCCTCTGGGTTTTTCTTGAGGAAGGTGTGAGTTGCAGACACAGCCTTCTCCACATTGTTAAGCTAAGGAGGAACACAAGGCATGGTCACAATTtccacaaaacacacataaagGACCTCATGCTTACTGGTCAAATGTGCAATAGGACGAATATCCTATTTTCCTACGTTTGTAGTGCAAATGTGGTGCTGGCAGTGAAAGACAAGCAGTGCTCAAGTGAAGATATTCTTGTAATCCATTCATTATCCATTTGATTTAAACCTGCCACCTGTTTCAATGAGCctgcagttgttgttttttttattttatgatcaaTGTTATTTCATCAATTATAGATAATTGATGAAATAGCATCAATTATAATTAATTGATGAAATAACACAAAGTTTTCACAAATTGTATTTCCTACTTTAGTAGGAAAACTGGAGTCAGTTGATCAGCtctcaaagaaaatcaaaaattggTACTATTAACCAAAATCcttattgtgatattttttagatttgagATCTTggtggttttgttattttttaagacAACATATGCTTCCCTCCTTTAAGTTTTTGAGGCTTAGGAACATCATCTCTCTTTACCTGCCTGTT
The DNA window shown above is from Xiphophorus couchianus chromosome 16, X_couchianus-1.0, whole genome shotgun sequence and carries:
- the p3h4 gene encoding endoplasmic reticulum protein SC65; the encoded protein is MGMMLPRNLCLALLMLFLVEAQYEKYSFKSFPEKDMMPLESAYNYALEQYAAQSWAESVKYMELSLRLHRLLRDSEAFCGRNCSSASRDSDSPLPDSSLRVVRHIMLRAACLKKCKADFPVFKFSYPRRDLLETFEKRIPYRYIQYAYYQLNNVEKAVSATHTFLKKNPEEPYLTKNMNYYKSLFDVDEYLIDHEEQPYESVFLKSVVLYNSGDFSSSARNMEQAITQYFEVYSLCSAGCEGSYEILEFKDFYPSLADLFLDVLKCKVRCEEQLTPNVGGFFVEKFVATMYHYLQFSYYKLNDVKNAAPCAASYMLFDPSDQVMQQNVAYYRFYREQWGLKEEDFQPRPEALRYYNQTIKQKEMLEFALNYLYTDDEEVVSPEEAVTSHSEHPDAEFEGMGDYEESFLAEWWQEPKSKWDAGEDAD